The Streptomyces laurentii region GGCGCGTGGTGGCGCCGTCCGGGCCGGGCAGTTCGGGCGGCTCCGGCAGGCGCAGCCCGCGCCCGTCGGTCCGCGTACAGGCGCTGCCCGGCATGTCCCAGCCCGCCGCCGTGCCGGGCGGCACGAGGAAGCCGAGGGTGTCGCACGCGCCGTCGTGCAGCACCGACCCGACGGCCGGCGCGCCGCCCCGGCGCAGGATGTCCACCGCTTCCAGGCCCTGCCGGGCGGGCACGGTCACGAGATCGCAGGGTTCGTCCGGCGCCGCCGGGGACGCGCCGGCGTCCTGTGCGGGCGCGTG contains the following coding sequences:
- a CDS encoding hypothetical protein (Hypothetical protein XNR_4162 [Streptomyces albus J1074];~identified by MetaGeneAnnotator; putative), translating into MMEAGATGAIGAVNHTAALPPVPSLSLASRASAAPPPAVWASAPSPSRSTEGHAPAQDAGASPAAPDEPCDLVTVPARQGLEAVDILRRGGAPAVGSVLHDGACDTLGFLVPPGTAAGWDMPGSACTRTDGRGLRLPEPPELPGPDGATTRPADWLLPPGDGGHVTDPVMLREALGQAARLIEAADGRR